The genomic stretch ctaagcatgatgggatgtttttaattgcttaattaactcaggaaccagaCATGCGAAGAAGCACaagctttcaatatactttgtatcccagAGCCCTGCATATTTATAGTGCACAAGCTGTTAAAAAGAGTTTTTACGAGGTGTGGGTTATAAAGGTTAGTCATTTCCCCTCTCTCCAGCATGGCAGTTCCGCACAGATGCAGAAGCTTGACAAAACAAACCTTTTGGACAGCAGGAAGCTGGCAAAGCAAAATCTTTTCACACGTGGTAATGGAAAGATACCCTGATGGAGAGGACTGGGGAGAGGGTGGGGGGcagtgggagagaggggacagggagagagaggctagCTCAGGAGGGCCATGTGGTTTCTTCACAGGGAGAGGAACAGCTAGAAATAGACCCATCCACAGGAGGGACAGCAGAGCAGAGATCAGCCAAgcacacagagccctgaccttcaTTACAGCAACACACAAACAGTGcatacactaccacacacacatgacacTTACCCTCtacatcagggatgggcaacttgcTTTTTGTAGGCCCACGGACCAATACAAAAATGAGTTccgtttttttgtggcccccacccccatcaaagttgcccatccctactATACATGATAATCAATAGCTTCCCAACAGAGACGGACATGGTTCACTGTAACATCATTTGGGAACTGCATTCTCCCAGGACGAGTTGTATTTTAATGATGCGTAGCTAAATCATGCTGGAATGAAGGCATGTGCAACACGGTGCAGATTACATGGTTGTCTAGCCCTCCTCTTCGACATGTGGAAAAACCTTCTACTGCAGGCTACTGGTGAAATGGCTCTCATTTAAAAAGTGAAATGTCACCATTCACCGCAGGAGCTTAAAAAACAGCTCTTACCCAATGTTCCCTCTCTCATCAGAACCTGCAGCACTGTTAATAGTTTACTACAATGGCATCTCAGCGCAGAAGAAAGGGACTAATCACAGAAACACAATAATGAGTCATTGATTACCATTACAGAAAATGTTTTATTCAGCAACCTTTGATAAATTACTACCTGCGTTGTTCACACACACTGCTCAGCTAGGCTTGGTCTCTGTTGTCCATTCATACAGGGTTAATTTCACAGCGGCCATAATGTCTTTACCACACAGAGGAATAAAAAGGTAaaaggaaaaaatgtatttagtcaaccaccaattgtgcaagttctcccacttaaaaagatgagagaggcctgtaattttcatcataggtacacatcaactatgacagacaaattgagaaacatttttccagaaaatcacattgtaggatttttaatgaatttatttgcaaattatggtggaaaataagtatttggtcacctacaaacaagcaagatttctggctctcacagacctgtaacttcttctttaagaggctcctctgtcctccactcgttacctgtattaatgacacctgtttgaacttgttatcagtataaaatacacctgtccacaacctcaaacagtcacactccaaactccactatggccaagaccaaagagctgtcaaaggacaccagaaacaaaattgtagacctgcaccaggctgggaagactgaatctgcaataggtaagcagcttggtttgaagaaatcaactgtgggagcaattattaggaaatggaagacatacaagaccactgataatctccctcgatctggggctccacgcaagatctcaccccgtggggtcaaaatgatcacaagaacggtgagcaaaaatcccagaaccacacggggggacctagtgaatgacctgcaaagagctgggaccaaagtaacaaagcctaccatcagtaacacactacgccgccagggactcaaatcctgcagtgccagacgtgtccccctgcttaagccagtacatgtccaggcccgtctgaagtttgctagagtgcatttggatgatccagaagaggattgggagaatgtcatatggtcagatgaaaccaaaatagaacttttttggtaaaaactcaactcgtcgtgtttggaggacaaagaatgctgagttgcatccaaagaacaccataactactgtgaagcatgggggtggaaacatcatgctttggggctgtttttctgcaaagggaccaggacgactgatccgtgtaaaggaaagaatgaatggggccatgtatcgtgagattttgagtgaaaacctccttccatcagcaagggcattgaagatgaaacgtggctgggtctttcagcatgacaatgatcccaaacacaccgcccgggcaacgaaggagtggcttcgtaagaagcatttcaagatcctggtgtggcctagccattctccagatctcaaccccatagaaaatctttggagggagttgaaagtctgtgttgcccagcgacagccccaaaacatcactgctctagaggagatctgcatggaggaatgggccaaaataccagcaacagtgtgtgaaaaccttgtgaagacttacagaaaacgtttgacctgtgtcattgccaacaaagggtatataacaaagtattgagaaacttttgttattgaccaaatacgtattttccaccataatttgcaaataaattcattaaaaatcctacaatgtgattttctggatttttttttctcattttgtctgtcatagttgacgtgtacctatgatgaatattacaggcctctcatctttttaagtgggagaacttgcacaattggtggctgactaaatacttttttcccccactgtatatgttttaatTAGTTATTCTATGGAATATTATTATCTTGTATCTTATGGTATAGTGTATTTACAACAGACTGTACAGTAGACATGTTGACTTTTATAAAGCTATAACTACAGGTGACCTTCAACTTGAAAGATAACCTTTCCTGAACGAGGATTCGGAATAGTCCATTGGTGCAGTAGGACTGCTTCTGGGGATGGTAATGTGTTAGGGCTAGAATAAATAgatctgtagtatactgtagtccAGGAGGTCAGAGGGGTGATGGGGGCTGTAGTTTTTATTAGCGGCGTTGGTCTTTATCCAGTATGTCCTTAGCCTCATTGATCTTGGCGGCCATGTATGGAGATCCACCTGGAGAGAGAATACACATCCGCTTCTCATCAATACCGGTCTgtttcacccccccccctccatccctcacaCCCCTCTATCTATTCCATGTGAAAACAATATAACGCAGTCTACACATGACATGCAAGCTGTTTCCCAGACATTCAGTCACACCAACCCAATGCCCTCTCAAAACCCCCTCAGTGACATCTACTGACTGACACAACCAGTCTATGTAGAGGTCAGGTGTAGAGGACTACAGTAGGCTCAGTCATTACCCGTCTCAGTCACATCCAATCACCTTCTATAGCTGCTTGGCCTGCCGGCACTGTGCATTAACACACGGTGGAACACTAATCACTATAGAGCACAGGGAATAGGTGTATGCTGAGCTAGCACAAACTGAGGTTGGGTTGCATCCTAATAGTCTAAAGTGActtcctctcctcgtctcttACCCTTCACCACACTGCTCTGAAAACACATgctagaggtgtgtgtgtcctgaggCAGAGTGGTCTGCTCAGCTCACAGGGTCAATGAGTACAGCATCCTGGGAGTAGTAGTCTGCTGTGTGACACTACCAAGACAGCCTGAAgggcacaggtgtgtgtgtgtggcacaacACTTCCTTAGTAGCCATGTGTGTATACTGCCCTCTCtaggtggtgtgtagtgtgtcaGCAGAagcagtactgtgtgtgtgtgtgtttagggtaaTAAATGAGACTGTTAGGGAGTGTTTGCAGTGACAGAGAGCAGGGCCTGATGAAGGCCTCAACTAGTCTGCTAATCAGTCACTGACACACAGAGCCGGCCCGGTACGGCCTTCAGCACTCACAAGGAAAGAAAGATACTAAAAACAGGGCTAGAGGGCCTAGAGAGGCAGAAATAGAGAGCAGTCTGTCGAATCACTTCCTGAAATCTCGTCATCTTGCTCACTGAACCTTATTGGCTCACAGACAGGAACTAATGAGAGGTAATTAGCCAAATCATTCCAACACATTACTCTGACCAGGAATCAGTCAACTCTTTCCTGCCCAGACCCAGCTGACTGACAGACCATCTGTGGGTTAttaccctctctcctctatcgaTGTCCCAGTAACCAAACACATGCAAATTAACTATAATTTAAACTGTGCTACCTCCTACTGAAACAGAACACAAAAATCCATATCCAAGGATGACAGTATTGATGGATGTGACTACAGGTGACCCTACAGAGCTTATAGCCCCATATTTCATCCCCCTATTTATTATTTGTCCCCATCTTCCGCTTTCTCTCTAACTCCTCCCTCGCTCTGTCACCTCAGCTCTTATCGCCCAGTCAGAGAGGAATCCCACAGGCCATTTCTCATTTCACACAGAGTAAAACtacccgctgtgtgtgtgtgtgtgttcctctcagGAGAGGGAAAAACACAGTGTGGACAAGTGTGTAAAACTAACTGCTGTGTATGTGCGTgactttgtatgtgtgtgtgtgtgtacacctctcaggagagggagactgagggaggcCATTAACcttgatagaggagagaggggccgAGTGCACAAGCCTGACGCTGGGGAAAAACACCTTGTATATGGGTTCAATAAAGACAGGTGATATGCTGTTCACACGTGAACCAGTAATAGGAGATTATCACTGTATAATTAATTCAGTCGTCTCCAATCAATCCTTTCGCATGTCCAGTAAATATGGATTAAACTGTCAACTGACCTTTATCTGGGTGGTTGAGGACCATGATCCTCCGGTGGGCATCTCTCACCTTGGACTTGGTGCTGGTCGGGctacagggggagagagatacaggatTGGGGTTAGAAGAATGTACTACATATGGCTACACACAGACAACACATATTTAGAGCAGGATTACACCACCACCTAGTGGTCAAATCACATATTCACAAGTTGCAGTAAGAACATCCAGTTCTTCTGACCACTAAACTATTCAGAGGTGTTCTGTTCTCTCCCTAATGTGATTGACAGTGTGAAATTAAACTAAACCAGGAAGAGAGATGACTAATATAAACCCACCAAAGACCCAGAGAAATCAAACGCAGACTGAAATAGAAACATGTGCGCACACACCCTCACAAACAGGcgagcatgacacacacacactttcgccAGTCTTACCTGATACCAAGGATGAGGCTAGCTTCTCTTTTAGTCATCTTCTGGTCAAACCCTCCTTTATAGTAGTGGGATGAGAaggcctggagagagaggagagatattagTACtgaaagtacacacacacacacacacacacacacacctagaaatCATTCAACTCACCCACTAGAAAGGTATCCTTTTTTACTCAGTGTAAATACTTAGAGTAAGAAGGGTGGAAGTGCATTCTGTGGTACATAGGGTTCAATAACTCCCTTCGGTCACGCACTGCCTCATTGTCACACAGTACACACTGGGAGAAACtgccagacatacacacacacagtgtgagatCTGATCACTTATCCATCTCACGTCACGCACTGCTttaatcatacacacacactagaaggaatgactgtttctctctcacacacacacacacacacacacaaagtgagtCATCAAGAAGTGCAGCTATGCATCTGCCCTTTCTGACCCCTTCCTGTCCTCCAACTGAACATGGCTACACAAAACACGCCAGGGTcagggggaggtgagagagggcAGTGGGTGCATCACCCTGTCTGGGAACCTGATGTGGAGCCTTTGGTCTGTGGAGTAATAACTCAGGTGCAGTAGGGGGAAACTGAAGACCATGATTCAGTCCACCCACTAACCACCCTACAGACAGTCAGTGGAATAAATACTACACCACAAACATGCAACCAAACATTGGTGCTTGGTGACTATCTGATGGGGCAATACATGAAACCCCCAGATTTGCAAATGTGCGTCCGTAGGGTGGTGGGAGAGTTTTCTGCAAAACCAGTGGGTGTCATCGTTGATCATGCATAGTTTTAGAATACAGTGTACCAAGACATGCAAACAATTAGTAGGAGTTCATTAGAAGTTGCCCCAAAAAACATATAGGTCTACATGGTTAGATATGTTTTCATCTCCTCTTAGGATTGCGGTACCGTCCTAGACGTGTGGTTCACCACATAACCAAGTTAGTCGCTTACTTACTGAGGTGGGCATCTTCTTAGCAGTCTGTGACAGGACCTGTCCTAGAGGCTTCCACAACTGGAAGGCATAACGACCTGAAACATAAACACAGTACATATTTGTCCTACACACACAGACCCCTTTTCACTGGTCACCACAGTTCTATGTTCTTGTCCTGTCTAATATGtatcggagtgtgtgtgtgttatcggtGTGTACTGGGTCAGTGTTTGTGTTGGTAAACTGTCATAAGCTGTGGTCACTCTCCAAACCCACATACAGCCAGTCAGCATCTACACCCTGCCAAACATTTTCTGTTTAtatactccacacacacacacacagacacacacagcagaaAACATCTCTGGAGGAGCTGCTTTCCAAGAGAAAAACACTAAACCACTCAGTCACGTATGAGAGCCACGCTGCTAAGCTCAGGGAGTAATCAGGGCATTATTTATAACCTGATGACTGACATGTTCTGAGTGGGCGGAGTAAATCCACTACTCCACCTCCAGGAAGTTCTGTTTTCCTAAAACTACAAAGCTGAAAGTCCTTCAACCGTGGAGGGACCGCACACACGCACGTGCACGGCTGGCCTGCTGCTGGCCTTTCCATGTACATAGAGAGGATAATTAGACTGTGCTGTTCCTCAAAGCCGCCACAACAACTAATGACCTCACATCACTCGAACCCTGTGGCAACTGGCAGACCACACACTGCCTTACTATTAACCATGATACAATACGGCTGTGCTGACTGACACTCTTGTACCAATGCTGATAATGGCATAGTGCCTATTCACTGCTGCGCTCTGCAAGATAACCCGATAACGGCACTTTATCACTATACAGAATGACTGGAAGATCATAATATACTGTTTTGTAAGACATCTAACTTCCTGAATAACCAAATAACCTGGGTGTGTGATTGCTACAGATTGTACGCCAGATAATGTGATAACCAAAGATTTTTGGTGTCTATTACTGGACGTTACAGGTTTGTCCATACAAACCGCTGCCATAAATTCGACAACTAACCTGGTATTGGCGATACACTCTTCGTTCTCGATTCTGGAAAACGTATATTATATGTGTCAGTGTACAGTTGCAGGTGGTTCTACAAACACCAGAGAAAACTCAGAAAGATAGTAAATCCATGTTTTGTGTCGAGTGAGATATCCTTCTTGCATGTGTGTAGCGTTGCATAAAAATGATTAGTTCCTGCAAAATGCTGGGAAATGCTAGATGTGTGGCAGCTAAGATGGTGAGGAACGGCCTCTTGCGGTACAAAACATGGATTTATCACCTGCAACTGTACACTGAcatttgtgacttgtttcagggaACTAGGCGTtagtcgcacgtcactacttcacaggagaggcatttgaacataaGCATTTATTTTTGATCAAAATAAACTGGAACATGTTAACTTTCATgagccttaataacaaacttgcatGCCATCTGTACATACGAATAAAACATTTCAATTGTGAGTCTGGTTGGTTTAGCCagtgaaaaagacaggaaccttcccgctagccatgattggctgagaaaatggatgggctggacatgccgagagaggagttcggattggtctgccatgtagcttgctactgtctataacatgagctgctcagtatgtgtaggtaagcctttctaacgcggcttttttgaaagatgtcACGAaaaactgcaaaagtgttgctaatgctctccacttctctctgactctgaaaatgaatcagacgatgaggaaatccctgatttaggtaaaaacatttttcattgaaccagacaGTCTTCTGAAACGGCGATCAAGTGTTGTCAAGGAAGAAGTTGACCAAGTTttaaaatcagtggaatgcccggagTATGatagcagagtatgatagctaaggagatgaagaaaattctggcgtttgattgcaaatatgcggagggagttgaaaaaagaacacacagaaggctgttgtataaaacacctgtctccagattacatcttcaaactaaccgcaaccatggcatctgtaacagagagggagaagcgttcatccatgtatacgggtaagagattctagctagctacattttcggAGATTATACAtatctaattttgtcagaaagtcattttcattgcaagttaaagtgtactgttagctagctagctaacgttagctggctggctcgctagctaacttcacgtgtatgatctgtgtagtaatattatttttaTCTCAAAaagcattgctagttatagcctaatgttagctagctaacattgaacctagttggttagctttagctacctgcagattcatgcatggtagtaatgttatgagttgggattatggttaattgtagcctaatgttagctagctaacattgaacctagttggttagctttagctacctgcagattcatgcatggtagtaatgttatgagttgggattatggttaattgtttagcttgctagctacatgtctaaacaaaagactccactatgcaagtaaccatttcactgtaccgtttacaccttctgtatcctgtgcatgtgacaaataacattgattttatatagtgtgtgtttaccagagacggtaatgtgaagaacaacatgacctgcatcaaagtcaaattaggatgtAATTaaatttgtcatttagcagacgctcttatccagagcgacttacattattattattattttattttttttcatactggccccccgtgggaatcgaacccacaaccctacatccctgccagccattccctcccctaccctggacgacgctgggccaattgtgcgccgccccatgggtctcccgggcgtggccggctacgacagagcctggattcgaaccaggatctctagtggcacagctagcactgcgatgcagtgccttagaccactgcaccactcgggagaacGTAATGTtcggccaacgagacagtgtccaagttctaaaattctctggtagaatgccctgcttttatttcgtcacactcacaaccgtaagctatttctGCAATTAGCTTggcattaacttgtaaataagctaaagttaagacgttgtcagctatgatatggtcattatttgaactggctaaccagctaacttaacgttagctaacaagctagaaatgaACAATTTTTTTGTTTTACAAAGTTGcctttagttgcctggtttgctagattgacatatactaaattcatttttaaacagatGGGTTTATTAGTGTTAAAATACagtagttatgctattttggaccaccaggctgctgatgtcatgcagcctgtctttttcataacgacaacgacaagtttgatgtcggatgacaatagaatgttcatgatgtcactgcgacaactgtctgcAGACATGTCgctagacgtagtataaaccagcctttagactTGAAATCTTTGGTCGTTTagtacactaccttactcactctgtttagcacatgtgaatccttaaagagatgggtggagctaaggcttaagagggtgtgaacgttGATGAATGTGTGTAGACAAAGaaaagctctccagtaggtgtaccaaaacattcaaaggccattttctcaaaagtgtggTTACAAGtttaactttcaaagcagaattactttcccattgttcctcaactgtagtgtatgatataccattttctagctcttttatccaatgtaaaaaaacactttcaaattttgctacataagacccaATCTGTCACATTTATAAGAAAACTGTTTTCCAGAATCGAGAACGAAGTGAGTATCGCCAATACAAGGTAAGTTAAAGAATTTATGGCAGCGGTTTGTATGGGCAAACTTGTAATGAACACCAAAAATCTTTGGTTATATCACATTATCTGGCGTACAAACTGTAGCaaggtgtgtgagtgtgcatattATATGTTTGCTATTTCTTACCTGCAAAGCCTGCAGCAGCAACACCAAGGCCAACCGCTATCAGAGTACCACCCTGAATATACAGAACAATATCAATACAACAATCCATCAGTCAACAacagtggtgtaaaatacttcAGTGAATATAATTTAAAGttctacttaagtagtttttttagggtatctgtactttactatttatatttctgacaacttttacttcactacattcctaaagaaaatcatgtactttttactccatacattttgccTGATACCCAAAAGTATTCGTTACAATTTTttttaatgcttagcaggactggaaaatggttcaattcacgcacttctcaagagaacatcctggtcatccctactgcctctgatctggcggacaaactaaacacacatgcttcgtttgttaattatgtctgagtgttgctgttgggagtgtgcccctggctatccgtaaatacaattttaaaaaagaaaaatggttccgtctggtttgcttaatat from Coregonus clupeaformis isolate EN_2021a chromosome 29, ASM2061545v1, whole genome shotgun sequence encodes the following:
- the LOC121572834 gene encoding dnaJ homolog subfamily C member 15, whose protein sequence is MANAGSRVSVEGETMRYTEYNSQSQIRSETEIDKRLGGTLIAVGLGVAAAGFAGRYAFQLWKPLGQVLSQTAKKMPTSAFSSHYYKGGFDQKMTKREASLILGISPTSTKSKVRDAHRRIMVLNHPDKGGSPYMAAKINEAKDILDKDQRR